The genomic segment GGCACTTGGCATGCGCACATTGGCACAATCCTCCACGCTGACTCAGTCTGCTGTTCAAAGAACGCGGTTGTAGCAGTTTTGGGGTCTAAAGCTAAATGACGTCTCACCTTCGGTTACTAAAGCACAGCAAGCACTTGTCCGGTTGGGGCGCCGCGCAGTGAGGATCTCGTCTCTGCGCCTTCAGCCATGCCATCCAAGGGCCCTCTGCAGTCGGCGCAAGTCTTCGGACGTAAGAAGACGGCCACAGCCGTGGCGCGCTGCAAACGAGGTAACGGCCTCATCAAGGTGAACGGACGACCCCTGGAGATGATCGAACCGCGCACGCTGCAATACAAGCTACTGGAACCTGTTCTGCTCCTGGGCAAGGAGCGATTTGCTGGTGTGGACATCCGCGTCCGAGTGAAGGGTGGTGGTCACATCGCCCAGATTTACGCCATCCGCCAGTCCATCTCCAAAGCCTTGGTGGCCTATTACCAGAAATATGTGGATGAGGCTTCCAAGAAGGAGATCAAAGACATCCTCATCCAGTATGACCGGACCCTGCTGGTAGCCGATCCCCGTCGCTGCGAATCCAAGAAGTTTGGAGGTCCTGGTGCCCGTGCCCGCTACCAGAAATCCTACCGATAAGCCCGTCATGAAGCCCAGCGTTTCCCTTTACAGCACCTTTATAATAAATGttatgggatttaaaaaaaaaaaaagcacagcaaGCTACCTAAAGAAGATGTGGGGGATAtctacagtggaatattattcatctattaaaaaagaacaaaacaacgcCATCGCAGCGGCATGGATGGATCCAGGGATAGTCATACTGAGTCaggtaagtcagacacagaaagacaaatatcataggatatcgcttatgtgtggaatctttaaaaaaaatgaacttatttataaaccgGTAGAGTCACAGATatgaaaaacaaacttatggttaccaggggataagggGAAATGGATAAATTGGACGATTGGGACTGAGATACACACACAGCTataccctggtggcttagtggtaaagaatctgcctgcaaagctggaaacccaggttcaatccctgggtctggaagagcccctggagaagggcatggcaacccactccagtattcttgcctggagaatcccatgggcagaggagcctggaggggcacagtccatggggtctcaaagagtcaggcacgactggagcgactgagcactcacacacatgcgcatgcataaaatagataactagtaaggacctactgaatagcacagggaactctactcattacTCTCTGATGacctctatgggaaaagaatctaaggaAGAGgatgtgtatatgcataactgattcactctggtgtacacctgaaactaacaccgtattgtaaatcaactatactctcataagaattatacaaaaataaaataaaattaattaagcaTAGCAAGCTATGAAGGAAAACATACACAGATAGTGGAAGGACATCCGCTTTGTCATTTGTCTAGACGGGGCCCTGGCGTCATTCTGGGAAAGGCCTTGCCCGCTTTCACCACGTGCTTCAAAGGGGCCCCAATCTTCCTGCAGAACCGTCCGGCCCCGCCTCCGCTGGTCGATCCAGGGAGGGTGCGGGCCACAGGGCTCCGCGCTTCCGGCCCCGGGTTTCCAGGTCGGGCCTGGAGCCGCCGTCTCCGGATCCCAGGAGAGGCCATGTTTCCTCCCATGTGGGGAGGAAGGCTGCGAGAGGGAAGGAAGCCGCCCGGAGAGGAGAAGCATACTGTCAGCTTCCTGGTTCCCGAAGTCCAGACCCCGAGCCTGTCCCGGGGCTGGTCTCATCCTACCTA from the Bos javanicus breed banteng chromosome 3, ARS-OSU_banteng_1.0, whole genome shotgun sequence genome contains:
- the LOC133244936 gene encoding small ribosomal subunit protein uS9-like, which produces MPSKGPLQSAQVFGRKKTATAVARCKRGNGLIKVNGRPLEMIEPRTLQYKLLEPVLLLGKERFAGVDIRVRVKGGGHIAQIYAIRQSISKALVAYYQKYVDEASKKEIKDILIQYDRTLLVADPRRCESKKFGGPGARARYQKSYR